A window of the Mannheimia granulomatis genome harbors these coding sequences:
- a CDS encoding glycosyltransferase: MKILFLHKWLIMGGIERILVNYLSILQDEKNLHIDILIDYDKENNVFHRLIPSGMSVDYLFNNHYCSYKENLYAERNKNWLKKIKYKFFNFKEKMVKRKSLMDYISKGKYDIIINFSNHFDSYIIFEELTCPVIRWQHLAIDNNIREKDINILNKYHKVITICEDMKKQLIDFIPSDKIEVLFNPIEVNKVLKLSNESIPVEYEFGYLVQVARLDKIKRHSDLITIFSRLANSGRKEKLLIIGGGPEFHNLKNLINDLSLQESCYLLGEIENPYPYIKNAKLFLHTSEREGLPTVLLESIILNTPVVAMDCPTGPREILDNGRCGELVEMGNKEEFIYKTLVLLEEQEKINYYKNNMNIHIKKFSEFEIKRKFLSLIYQMTGINNEKI, translated from the coding sequence GTGAAAATATTATTTTTACATAAGTGGTTAATTATGGGGGGGATAGAAAGGATTCTAGTAAACTATCTATCAATATTGCAAGATGAAAAAAATCTCCATATAGATATACTTATTGATTATGATAAAGAAAATAATGTATTTCATCGATTAATTCCAAGTGGTATGAGTGTTGATTATTTGTTTAATAATCACTACTGTTCATATAAAGAAAATTTATATGCTGAAAGAAATAAAAATTGGCTAAAAAAGATTAAATACAAATTCTTTAATTTTAAAGAGAAAATGGTTAAACGGAAAAGTTTGATGGATTATATCTCAAAAGGAAAGTATGATATTATAATTAATTTTAGTAACCATTTTGATTCTTATATCATTTTTGAAGAATTGACGTGCCCCGTGATTAGATGGCAGCATTTGGCAATAGATAATAATATCAGAGAAAAAGATATAAATATTTTAAATAAATACCATAAGGTTATTACAATTTGTGAGGATATGAAAAAGCAGTTAATTGATTTTATACCCTCTGATAAAATAGAAGTTTTATTTAATCCAATAGAAGTGAATAAAGTACTTAAACTATCTAATGAGAGCATTCCAGTTGAATATGAATTTGGTTATTTAGTACAAGTCGCCAGATTGGATAAAATAAAAAGACATTCAGATTTGATTACTATTTTTAGTCGGTTGGCTAATAGTGGTAGAAAAGAGAAATTATTAATTATTGGTGGTGGACCAGAATTCCATAATTTAAAAAATTTAATTAATGACTTAAGTTTGCAAGAAAGTTGTTATTTACTAGGTGAAATAGAAAATCCATATCCTTACATAAAAAATGCCAAGCTATTTCTTCACACCTCAGAAAGAGAAGGTTTACCTACGGTATTACTTGAAAGTATAATTTTAAATACTCCAGTAGTAGCAATGGACTGTCCAACAGGACCAAGAGAAATTTTAGATAATGGAAGATGTGGTGAGCTTGTTGAAATGGGAAATAAAGAGGAATTTATTTACAAAACTCTAGTATTACTAGAGGAACAAGAGAAAATCAATTATTATAAAAATAATATGAATATTCATATTAAAAAATTTAGTGAGTTTGAAATCAAAAGAAAATTTCTATCACTTATTTATCAGATGACAGGAATTAATAATGAAAAAATTTAA
- a CDS encoding glycosyltransferase family 9 protein: protein MKIKLFLQKIRLFLGKYILDRKSDYKSLLISPEKILFLRQDGKIGDYIVSSFVFRELKKQKNDLTIGIVCTKKDAYLYKKNPYIDHIYYVKKRNILDYIKCGISLSKEKYDIVVDPTVLIRNRDLLLLRLINAKYYIGYQKESYQLFNINIKTPQHFSEVYKTALEMVGFKVDDDSYDIPFDQTSQDEIMTYLDKNEIRNYIAINFFGAANSRKISYDNIIRYIEYLKKIIPSKPLILLSYPDVFEELSSISKKYQGVYVPPTKTIFNTIELIRTAEVIISPDTATVHIASGLNKKIIALYGDGIENFTHWRPLNKSETHILFYKENINEISPEQIKPEWLVD, encoded by the coding sequence ATGAAAATAAAATTATTTTTACAAAAAATTCGCCTGTTTCTGGGGAAATATATCCTTGATCGAAAAAGTGATTATAAATCCCTTTTAATATCACCTGAAAAAATTCTTTTTTTACGACAGGATGGAAAAATAGGAGATTATATTGTTAGCTCATTTGTTTTTCGTGAGTTAAAAAAGCAAAAGAATGATTTAACAATAGGAATTGTTTGCACAAAAAAAGATGCTTATTTATACAAGAAAAATCCATATATTGATCATATTTACTATGTAAAAAAACGTAATATATTAGATTATATAAAATGTGGAATAAGTTTAAGCAAAGAAAAATATGATATTGTGGTTGATCCGACAGTTTTAATAAGAAACAGAGATCTTTTGCTTTTACGGTTGATTAATGCTAAGTATTATATTGGTTACCAGAAAGAGAGTTATCAGCTTTTTAATATAAATATTAAAACTCCTCAGCATTTTTCTGAAGTATATAAAACTGCACTAGAAATGGTAGGGTTTAAAGTTGATGATGATAGCTATGACATACCATTCGATCAAACATCACAAGATGAAATAATGACATATTTGGATAAGAATGAAATTAGAAATTATATTGCAATTAATTTTTTTGGGGCCGCTAATTCAAGAAAAATTAGTTACGATAATATAATAAGATATATTGAATATCTAAAAAAAATTATACCAAGTAAACCTCTAATATTACTTAGTTATCCCGATGTTTTTGAGGAATTAAGCTCAATATCAAAAAAATATCAAGGTGTTTATGTACCACCAACAAAGACTATTTTTAATACTATTGAGTTAATTAGGACTGCAGAAGTTATTATTTCACCTGATACAGCAACGGTGCATATTGCATCCGGTCTGAATAAAAAAATAATTGCTCTTTATGGAGATGGTATAGAAAATTTTACTCATTGGAGACCATTAAATAAATCAGAAACCCATATTTTGTTTTATAAGGAAAATATCAATGAAATTTCTCCTGAACAAATAAAGCCGGAATGGTTAGTGGATTAA
- the ilvY gene encoding HTH-type transcriptional activator IlvY: MEFQSLKLFLDIAQTRSFIRSAEKNYMTASTLTRHIQRMEEELGQPLFLRDNRQVHLTEAGEKFLEFAKQSWTEWQQLQHQLSPTQGELEGELKVFCSVTAAYSHLPQILSRFRQVHPKVEIKLSTGDPAQAVHEVQSLSADISVAGKPAFLPNNIVFHYIDDIKLSIIAPRVACAATQILQQSPIDWKNVPFILPVNGPVRKRIDRWFKEQKIKEPRIYATVSGHEAIVPMVALGFGVALLPDVVIKHSPMNNQVSYLNLPSPITPFELGICVQQKRLQEPIIAAFWALLPHITD; this comes from the coding sequence ATGGAATTCCAAAGCCTTAAACTTTTCCTAGACATCGCCCAAACTCGTAGTTTTATCCGCAGTGCGGAGAAAAACTATATGACGGCTTCCACACTCACTCGCCATATTCAGCGAATGGAGGAGGAGTTGGGACAGCCGTTGTTTCTACGGGATAATCGCCAAGTGCATTTAACGGAAGCAGGCGAAAAATTTCTGGAATTTGCTAAACAAAGCTGGACAGAATGGCAGCAGCTTCAACATCAACTTTCACCAACTCAAGGGGAGTTAGAAGGTGAGTTGAAAGTATTTTGTTCAGTAACCGCTGCCTATAGTCATCTACCTCAGATTTTGTCACGTTTTCGCCAAGTTCATCCCAAGGTAGAAATTAAATTGAGTACGGGTGACCCAGCTCAGGCAGTGCATGAAGTGCAATCATTATCAGCAGATATTTCTGTTGCAGGTAAGCCGGCGTTTTTACCAAATAACATAGTTTTTCATTATATTGATGATATTAAGCTCTCAATTATTGCTCCTCGCGTAGCCTGTGCAGCAACGCAAATTTTGCAGCAGTCACCGATAGATTGGAAAAATGTTCCCTTTATTTTGCCGGTTAATGGACCGGTAAGAAAACGTATTGATCGTTGGTTTAAAGAACAGAAAATTAAAGAACCTAGAATTTATGCTACGGTCAGTGGGCATGAAGCCATAGTGCCAATGGTAGCTCTTGGCTTTGGAGTAGCTTTGCTGCCTGATGTAGTGATTAAACATAGCCCGATGAATAATCAGGTTTCTTATTTGAATTTACCTTCCCCAATTACACCTTTTGAATTGGGTATTTGTGTTCAACAAAAACGCCTTCAAGAACCGATTATTGCCGCCTTTTGGGCGTTATTACCGCATATTACAGACTAA
- a CDS encoding glycosyltransferase family 4 protein: MKKFKVALLINEYFGALGTGFGGYGFLARRLIAKYLNNDNVQVDVLLKTTSRNFGMFARKHNVDGVNVYEIPKKEWFAKRWLKSQNYDAYLSIETTFDLPIMIEPNKEKKLIFWIQDPRPLSDWDEINTVKLFPEPCYYDQKAYDNVHQLYKENRIKFVSQGYFLNDKAKELYRLDDDVEITYLPNPIEIDEQFDVTTYPKKDIIIFLGRIESVKRGWLFCEIAKKCPEYNFYMLGQTFYDAERNSEIINQYKNVPNLHFVGHVDGEVKDQYLKDAKILINTSIHEALPISFLEALSYGTLLVSNQNPENLTAKFGVDVGTVLGDGFESVSLYVNAVREIMRNDEKRTKLVLEAVEYIKEVHNMPKFIADMTRILSQTVNKD; the protein is encoded by the coding sequence ATGAAAAAATTTAAAGTAGCACTACTTATTAATGAATATTTTGGAGCTTTAGGTACAGGGTTTGGTGGATATGGTTTTTTAGCGCGTAGATTGATTGCTAAATACTTGAATAATGATAATGTACAAGTTGATGTTCTACTAAAAACCACATCAAGAAATTTTGGTATGTTTGCTAGAAAGCATAATGTTGATGGCGTCAATGTCTATGAGATACCTAAAAAAGAATGGTTTGCAAAAAGATGGTTAAAAAGTCAAAATTACGATGCTTACTTAAGCATTGAGACTACTTTTGATCTACCTATAATGATTGAGCCAAATAAAGAGAAAAAATTAATTTTTTGGATTCAAGACCCTAGACCATTAAGTGATTGGGATGAAATTAATACAGTAAAACTGTTTCCTGAGCCCTGCTATTATGATCAAAAGGCCTATGATAATGTACATCAACTTTATAAGGAAAATAGAATCAAATTTGTATCTCAAGGATATTTTTTAAATGATAAAGCTAAAGAACTCTATCGCTTAGATGACGATGTAGAGATTACTTATTTGCCAAATCCGATTGAAATTGATGAGCAATTTGATGTAACTACTTATCCTAAAAAAGACATTATTATTTTCTTAGGGCGTATTGAATCAGTTAAGAGGGGTTGGTTATTCTGTGAGATAGCTAAAAAATGCCCTGAATATAATTTTTATATGTTAGGGCAAACATTCTATGATGCAGAGAGAAATTCCGAAATTATCAATCAATATAAGAATGTTCCAAATTTACATTTTGTTGGCCACGTAGATGGTGAAGTAAAAGATCAGTATCTAAAAGATGCAAAGATTTTAATTAATACCTCTATTCACGAAGCATTACCGATTTCATTTTTGGAAGCGTTATCTTATGGAACTTTATTAGTTAGTAATCAGAATCCTGAAAATTTAACAGCTAAATTTGGTGTGGATGTTGGTACTGTTTTAGGTGATGGATTTGAATCCGTTTCACTTTATGTAAATGCTGTCAGAGAGATAATGCGGAATGATGAGAAACGTACTAAATTGGTATTAGAGGCGGTAGAATATATTAAAGAAGTTCATAATATGCCTAAATTTATTGCTGATATGACACGTATATTATCGCAAACTGTTAATAAGGACTAA
- a CDS encoding glycosyltransferase family 25 protein, whose amino-acid sequence MNNFPPIFIISLKNSSRRKEISERLNSLGLEFQFFDAVYGKELTQEQLNQVDFEFYPQKYAARKPLTLGEIGCALSHIKMYEYIVDNNIPEAIILEDDAIVSLYFKQILADVLKKVPYRREIIFFDHGKAKAFPFMKNLVERYRLARYLKPSKNSKRSIIRTTAYLITQEGAKKLLKFAYPVRLPSDFLTGLLQMTNIHAYGVEPACVFGGHISEIDEIENRYK is encoded by the coding sequence ATGAATAATTTCCCCCCTATTTTTATCATCAGTTTAAAAAATTCTTCACGCAGAAAAGAAATCTCGGAAAGACTAAATAGCTTAGGGTTAGAGTTTCAATTTTTTGACGCAGTATATGGTAAAGAGCTTACACAAGAACAGCTCAACCAAGTTGATTTTGAATTCTATCCGCAAAAGTATGCGGCAAGAAAGCCATTGACATTGGGAGAAATAGGTTGTGCATTAAGCCATATAAAAATGTATGAGTATATTGTCGATAATAATATTCCAGAAGCAATTATTTTGGAAGATGATGCGATAGTATCTCTTTATTTTAAGCAAATTTTAGCGGATGTATTAAAAAAAGTACCATATCGTAGAGAAATTATTTTTTTCGATCACGGTAAGGCAAAAGCATTTCCATTTATGAAAAATTTAGTAGAGCGTTATCGCCTAGCAAGATATTTAAAGCCTTCAAAAAACTCTAAACGTTCTATTATTAGAACGACTGCTTATTTAATTACTCAAGAAGGAGCTAAGAAATTACTTAAATTTGCTTATCCAGTTCGCTTGCCATCTGATTTTTTAACTGGTTTGCTACAAATGACAAATATTCACGCTTATGGTGTAGAACCTGCTTGTGTTTTTGGTGGGCATATTTCAGAAATTGATGAGATTGAGAATAGATATAAATAA
- a CDS encoding GTP pyrophosphokinase has product MLAKVEKLIDEINKVHLAFSLDYFESGKIEKVNLKHTLAKVPVEHILAYRLNLHESINDYLYRADLYDTHYFYRVKTSESILYKIERFNQRSEGYPVNSILNDIFGARMIVDSETIQQVMDNLDEWKEKYGLKNWYLRDKEEYIGIHIYFKNASNFYYPWELQVWDKKDAERNIQSHIKHKRNFI; this is encoded by the coding sequence ATGTTAGCAAAAGTTGAGAAATTAATTGATGAAATTAATAAAGTACATTTAGCTTTTTCACTAGATTATTTTGAATCCGGTAAAATTGAAAAAGTAAATCTCAAACATACACTAGCCAAAGTTCCTGTAGAACATATTTTAGCGTATCGACTAAATTTACACGAATCTATTAATGACTATTTATACCGTGCTGATTTATATGATACCCATTATTTTTATCGAGTAAAAACTTCAGAGTCTATTCTTTATAAAATTGAACGGTTTAATCAACGTAGCGAAGGTTATCCTGTAAATAGTATTTTAAATGATATATTTGGTGCAAGAATGATTGTTGATAGTGAAACTATTCAACAAGTAATGGATAATTTAGATGAATGGAAAGAAAAGTATGGTTTGAAAAATTGGTATTTACGAGATAAAGAAGAATATATTGGTATTCATATTTATTTTAAAAATGCGAGCAACTTTTATTACCCTTGGGAATTACAAGTTTGGGATAAGAAAGATGCGGAGAGAAATATTCAAAGCCATATTAAACATAAGCGTAATTTTATATAA
- the rpmE gene encoding 50S ribosomal protein L31, whose product MKQNIHPEYKEITATCSCGNVVKTRSTVGKDLNLDVCGNCHPFYTGKQRVVDTGGRVERFNKRFSIPSTK is encoded by the coding sequence ATGAAACAAAATATTCATCCAGAATATAAAGAAATTACTGCAACATGTTCTTGCGGTAATGTAGTTAAAACCCGCTCAACAGTAGGTAAAGATTTAAACTTAGACGTATGTGGTAACTGCCACCCGTTCTACACTGGTAAACAACGTGTTGTTGACACCGGTGGTCGTGTTGAACGCTTTAACAAACGTTTCAGCATCCCAAGCACAAAATAA
- a CDS encoding glycosyltransferase family 9 protein: MKIFKKLILSLLEKRHILDDKVLHSAVINSILIRPLGWAIGDAVVHTAHINQLRKLYPNAKIGVVVASGNKIIYEHSQLVDCYIYRNLVDYIRNYKKWDLVIDFENNFNTSSLLMDRIINPEYIAIFRKYHKNHYNLDNVKNYNFYYPQEASEKLSNYLLNSGFNLNNSLSIEYSILKTQSEHDDKVSDIWKSGKYRLLLCPYGSKRKIPANELVVLLNQSIIEKAEEIDIILSYTELSQEYYQELKQNCPNLNIRLSPKMSLSEYLSLVASADFVIAVDGGALHIACAFQKPLLSFFAKSMPNMGTWEPLLLPSTPHFKVLTKNDVGTNSNLTENFELSKAINWLKHYLEENCV, encoded by the coding sequence ATGAAAATCTTCAAGAAATTAATTCTTTCTTTATTGGAAAAACGCCATATTCTGGATGATAAAGTTTTACATTCTGCAGTAATTAACTCTATTCTCATTCGTCCTCTTGGCTGGGCGATCGGTGATGCTGTAGTTCATACGGCACATATCAATCAGCTTAGGAAACTTTATCCTAATGCAAAAATTGGAGTAGTGGTTGCCTCTGGTAATAAAATAATCTATGAGCATTCTCAATTGGTTGATTGTTATATTTATAGGAACCTAGTAGATTATATTAGAAATTATAAAAAATGGGATTTAGTTATTGATTTTGAAAATAATTTTAATACATCTTCTCTACTAATGGACAGGATTATTAATCCTGAATATATTGCAATTTTTAGAAAGTATCATAAAAATCATTACAATTTGGATAATGTTAAAAATTATAATTTCTATTATCCACAAGAAGCTAGTGAGAAATTAAGTAATTATTTATTAAACTCAGGATTTAATCTTAATAATAGTTTATCTATTGAATATAGTATTTTAAAAACTCAGTCAGAACATGATGATAAAGTATCAGATATATGGAAATCGGGTAAATACAGATTGCTATTATGTCCTTATGGCAGTAAACGTAAGATTCCTGCCAATGAATTAGTGGTATTACTTAATCAGTCTATTATAGAAAAGGCTGAAGAAATAGATATTATTTTAAGTTATACAGAATTATCTCAAGAGTATTATCAAGAGCTTAAACAAAATTGTCCGAATTTAAATATTCGATTATCGCCTAAGATGTCATTAAGTGAATATTTATCTTTGGTTGCCAGTGCAGATTTTGTGATTGCTGTTGATGGTGGTGCATTGCATATTGCATGTGCATTTCAAAAACCATTATTAAGTTTTTTTGCTAAAAGTATGCCGAATATGGGAACGTGGGAGCCATTACTTTTGCCAAGTACGCCTCATTTTAAAGTTTTAACTAAAAATGATGTAGGGACAAATTCTAATTTGACTGAAAATTTTGAACTTTCCAAAGCAATTAACTGGCTTAAACATTATTTGGAAGAAAATTGTGTATGA